The following proteins are co-located in the Betta splendens chromosome 9, fBetSpl5.4, whole genome shotgun sequence genome:
- the LOC114861872 gene encoding zinc finger protein 501-like isoform X1 yields MDQYKLEMIERDLHVHQDQDRSSSGIKEEQQNPSLTELDRSSSGIKEEQQDPSLTELDRSSSGIKEEQQNPSLTEQDPFSNTLKKEQQDPSLTELDRSSSGIKEEQQDPSLTELDRSSSGIKEEQQNPSLTEQDPFSNTLKKEQQDPSLTELDRSSTGIKEEQQDPSLTELDRSSSGAEVEQQDPIQSGPTDQQKLRGKGGSRLYLCQPCNKDFNKLSQLKIHQKVHHDEKPPYSCDQCGKTFTTRGSLKTHHQIHTGQRPYTCNDCGAAFRMSHHLKVHYYIHTGEKPYGCDHCGKAFYLSAHLKQHQRIHTGEKPYSCETCGKTFASTYQLKHHQHIHTGENPYRCDQCGRTLSSATNLRRHRYIHTGEKLFSCETCGKTFSQSCKLKQHQEIHTRENLHYCDQCGKVFSRADKLRLHQRVHSAEQKKYPCETCGKHYSTSSSLKQHYQIHSGQKPYSCGQCGKMFSMFKSLTRHQRIHTE; encoded by the exons ATGGATCAGTACAAGCTCGAAATGATAGAACGTGACCTGCACGTCCATCAAGACCAGGATCGGTCCAGTAGCGGGATAAAAGAGGAGCAGCAaaacccgagtttaaccgagctGGACCGGTCCAGTAGCGGAATAAAAGAGGAGcaacaggacccgagtttaaccgagctGGACCGGTCCAGTAGCGGAATAAAAGAGGAGCAGCAaaacccgagtttaaccgagcaggaccCGTTCAGTAACACGTtaaagaaggagcagcaggatccGAGTTTGACCGAGCTGGACCGGTCCAGtagcggaataaaggaggagcaacaggacccgagtttaaccgagctGGACCGGTCCAGTAGCGGAATAAAAGAGGAGCAGCAaaacccgagtttaaccgagcaggaccCGTTCAGTAACACGTtaaagaaggagcagcaggatccGAGTTTGACCGAGCTGGACCGGTCCAGTAccggaataaaggaggagcaacaggacccgagtttaaccgagctGGACCGGTCCAGTAGCGGAgctgaggtggagcagcaggaccctaTCCAGTCTGGTCCCACAGATCAACAG AAACTTAGAGGAAAGGGTGGTTCACGTCTGTATCTCTGTCAGCCATGTAATAAAGACTTTAACAAACTATCCCAGCTAAAGATTCATCAGAAGGTTCACCATGATGAGAAACCACCCTacagctgtgaccagtgtggcaaAACCTTCACTACAAGAGGTAGCCTAAAGACCCATCACCAAAttcatacaggacaaagaccatACACCTGCAACGATTGTGGAGCAGCTTTTCGAATGTCACATCATTTGAAAGTTCACTATtatattcacactggagagaaaccttatggTTGTGATCATTGTGGAAAAGCGTTTTATTTGTCTGCTCATCTGAAACAGCACCAGCggattcacactggagagaaaccgtATTCTTGTGAAACCTGTGGAAAAACATTTGCCTCAACCTACCAACTAAAACATCACCAGCACATTCACACGGGAGAAAATCCATACCGGTGCGATCAGTGTGGAAGAACCCTTTCAAGTGCCACCAACTTAAGACGACATCGGtatattcacactggagagaaacttTTTTCGTGTGAAACCTGTGGAAAAACCTTCTCCCAATCCTGCAAGCTAAAACAGCACCAAGAAATTCACACTAGAGAAAACCTCCACTACTGTGATCAGTGTGGAAAAGTTTTTTCTCGAGCCGACAAATTAAGACTACACCAGCGTGTTCATTCTGCAGAACAAAAGAAATATCCATGTGAAACCTGTGGTAAACATTACTCTACATCCTCCAGTCTGAAACAGCACTATCAAATTCACAGTGGAcagaaaccttactcatgtggTCAGTGTGGAAAAATGTTTTCTATGTTTAAGTCCCTAACACGCCATCAGCGCATTCACACTGAATAA
- the LOC114861872 gene encoding uncharacterized protein LOC114861872 isoform X2: MDQYKLEMIERDLHVHQDQDRSSSGIKEEQQNPSLTELDRSSSGIKEEQQDPSLTELDRSSSGIKEEQQNPSLTEQDPFSNTLKKEQQDPSLTELDRSSSGIKEEQQDPSLTELDRSSSGIKEEQQNPSLTEQDPFSNTLKKEQQDPSLTELDRSSTGIKEEQQDPSLTELDRSSSGAEVEQQDPIQSGPTDQQVVPAEIFVLVVKTGHRHYTVLVFPLKAEEECGAE; the protein is encoded by the coding sequence ATGGATCAGTACAAGCTCGAAATGATAGAACGTGACCTGCACGTCCATCAAGACCAGGATCGGTCCAGTAGCGGGATAAAAGAGGAGCAGCAaaacccgagtttaaccgagctGGACCGGTCCAGTAGCGGAATAAAAGAGGAGcaacaggacccgagtttaaccgagctGGACCGGTCCAGTAGCGGAATAAAAGAGGAGCAGCAaaacccgagtttaaccgagcaggaccCGTTCAGTAACACGTtaaagaaggagcagcaggatccGAGTTTGACCGAGCTGGACCGGTCCAGtagcggaataaaggaggagcaacaggacccgagtttaaccgagctGGACCGGTCCAGTAGCGGAATAAAAGAGGAGCAGCAaaacccgagtttaaccgagcaggaccCGTTCAGTAACACGTtaaagaaggagcagcaggatccGAGTTTGACCGAGCTGGACCGGTCCAGTAccggaataaaggaggagcaacaggacccgagtttaaccgagctGGACCGGTCCAGTAGCGGAgctgaggtggagcagcaggaccctaTCCAGTCTGGTCCCACAGATCAACAGGTTGTTCCTGCTGAGATCTTTGTGCTAGTAGTaaaaacaggacacagacaTTATACTGTCTTAGTTTTCCCTTTAAAGGCAGAGGAAGAATGTGGAGCAGAGTAA